A single region of the Panthera tigris isolate Pti1 chromosome B1, P.tigris_Pti1_mat1.1, whole genome shotgun sequence genome encodes:
- the ANKRD50 gene encoding ankyrin repeat domain-containing protein 50 isoform X2, with the protein MKPPQQSLYLLVDSVDEGCNITEGEQTSTSLSGTVAELLAGHHEFFPPWLLLLCSARKQSKAVTKMFTGFRKISLDDLRKAYIVKDVQQYILHRLDQEEALRQHLTKETAEMLNQLHIKSSGCFLYLERVLDGVVENFIMLREIRDIPGTLNGLYLWLCQRLFVRKQFAKVQPILNVILAACRPLTITELYHAVWTKNMSLTLEDFQRKLDVLSKLLVDGLGNTKILFHYSFAEWLLDVKHCTQKYLCNAAEGHRMLAMSYTCQAKNLTPLEAQEFALHLINSNLQLETAELALWMIWNGTPVRDSLSTLIPKEQEVLQLLVKAGAHVNSEDDRTSCIVRQALEREDSIRTLLDNGASVNQCDSNGRTLLANAAYSGNLDVVNLLVSRGADLEIEDAHGHTPLTLAARQGHTKVVNCLIGCGANINHTDQDGWTALRSAAWGGHTEVVSALLYAGVKVDCADADSRTALRAAAWGGHEDIVLNLLQHGAEVNKADNEGRTALIAAAYMGHREIVEHLLDHGAEVNHEDVDGRTALSVAALCVPASKGHASVVSLLIDRGAEVDHCDKDGMTPLLVAAYEGHVDVVDLLLEGGADVDHTDNNGRTPLLAAASMGHASVVNTLLFWGAAVDSIDSEGRTVLSIASAQGNVEVVRTLLDRGLDENHRDDAGWTPLHMAAFEGHRLICEALIEQGARTNEIDNDGRIPFILASQEGHYDCVQILLENKSNVDQRGYDGRNALRVAALEGHRDIVELLFSHGADVNYKDADGRPTLYILALENQLTMAEYFLENGANVEASDAEGRTALHVSCWQGHLEMVQVLITYHADINAADNEKRSALQSAAWQGHVKVVQLLIEHGAIVDHTCNQGATALCIAAQEGHIDVVQVLLEHGADPNHADQFGRTAMRVAAKNGHSQIIKLLEKYGASTLNGCSPSPVHTMEQKPLQSASSKMQSLTIKSNSSGSTGGGDVQPSLRGLPNGPAHAFSSPSESPDSTVDRQKSSLSNNSLKSSKNSSLRTTSSTATAQTVPIDSFHNLSFTEQIQQHSLPRSRSRQSIVSPSSTTQSLGQSHNSPSSEFEWSQVKPSLKSTKTNKGGKSENSSKSGAAGKKAKQNNSSQPKVLEYEMTQFDKRGPTAKSGTSAAPKQMPAESQCKIMVPSTQQEIGRSQQQFLIHQQSGEQKKRNGIMTNPNYHLQSNQVFLGRVSVPRTIQDRGHQEVLEGYPSSETELSLKQALKLQIEGSDPSFNYKKETPL; encoded by the exons ATGAAGCCTCCCCAACAAAGCCTGTATCTACTTGTTGACTCTGTGGATGAAGGGTGTAACATTACCGAAGGTGAACAAACATCTACCAGCTTATCTGGAACTGTTGCGGAGCTCTTAGCTGGTCACCATGAGTTCTTTCCACCATGGCTATTGCTTCTGTGTTCTGCCCGAAAACAGAGTAAGGCTGTTACTAAAATGTTTACTG gtTTTCGAAAAATAAGTTTAGATGACCTTCGGAAGGCATACATCGTTAAGGATGTTCAGCAGTACATCCTTCATCGTTTAGATCAAGAAGAAGCTTTGCGACAACATCTCACTAAAGAAACTGCAGAGATGTTAAATCAACTTCACATTAAAAGCAGTGGATGCTTTCTTTATCTAGAACGAGTTCTAGACGGAGTTGtagaaaattttattatgttgagagaGATTCGTGACATCCCAGGAACTCTTAATGGTCTGTATCTCTGGCTGTGTCAGAGACTTTTTGTAAGAAAACAGTTTGCAAAAGTCCAGCCTATTTTGAATGTGATTCTTGCAGCCTGCCGGCCTTTGACCATAACGGAATTGTATCATGCAGTCTGGACTAAAAATATGTCATTAACCTTAGAGGACTTTCAACGTAAGTTAGATGTCCTCTCCAAACTTCTTGTTGATGGACTAGGAAATACTAAAATACTGTTTCACTATAGTTTTGCAGAGTGGCTTCTGGATGTGAAACACTGCACTCAGAAGTATTTATGTAATGCAGCAGAAGGACACAGAATGTTGGCTATGAGTTATACCTGTCAAGCCAAGAATTTAACACCATTGGAAGCACAAGAATTTGCATTGCATTTAATTAATTCAAACTTGCAGTTAGAGACAGCTGAGTTAGCTCTCTGGATGATATGGAATGGTACACCTGTCAGAGATTCTCTGTCTACTTTAATACCCAAGGAACAAGAAGTGCTACAGCTGTTGGTTAAAGCTGGTGCGCACGTCAACAGTGAAGATGACCGCACATCATGCATAGTCCGACAAGCCTTAGAAAGAGAGGATTCCATTCGGACATTATTAGATAATGGAGCTTCAGTAAATCAATGTGATTCAAATGGGAGAACATTATTGGCTAATGCTGCATACAGTGGCAATCTTGATGTCGTGAATTTACTTGTCTCCAGGGGAGCAGATTTAGAGATAGAAGATGCTCATGGACATACACCACTTACCCTAGCTGCTAGACAAGGACATACCAAGGTGGTTAATTGTTTGATTGGGTGTGGAGCAAACATTAATCATACTGATCAAGATGGTTGGACAGCATTAAGATCTGCTGCTTGGGGTGGCCATACGGAGGTAGTTTCTGCACTACTTTATGCTGGCGTAAAAGTGGATTGTGCAGATGCTGATAGCCGAACAGCCTTGAGAGCAGCAGCGTGGGGAGGTCACGAGGATATTGTACTGAATTTGCTACAACATGGTGCTGAAGTCAACAAAGCTGATAATGAAGGTCGAACTGCATTGATAGCAGCAGCCTACATGGGACATAGAGAAATTGTGGAACACCTGCTGGACCACGGAGCAGAAGTGAATCATGAGGATGTCGACGGCAGGACCGCTCTCTCTGTAGCTGCACTTTGTGTGCCTGCAAGTAAAGGACATGCATCGGTTGTCAGTCTTTTAATTGACCGAGGTGCTGAAGTAGATCATTGTGATAAAGATGGCATGACTCCGTTGCTGGTAGCTGCTTATGAAGGACATGTCGATGTGGTTGACTTGCTTCTAGAAGGGGGAGCAGATGTCGACCATACAGATAACAACGGTCGCACACCCCTCCTAGCAGCAGCTTCTATGGGCCATGCGTCAGTTGTAAACACACTTTTGTTTTGGGGTGCAGCAGTGGACAGCATTGACAGCGAGGGCAGGACAGTCCTCAGCATAGCTTCAGCCCAAGGAAATGTGGAGGTAGTACGTACCCTACTGGATAGAGGGTTAGATGAAAATCACAGAGATGATGCTGGATGGACACCTTTGCATATGGCAGCTTTTGAAGGTCACAGATTAATATGTGAAGCACTTATTGAACAAGGTGCTAGAACAAATGAGATCGATAACGATGGACGGATACCTTTCATATTAGCTTCGCAAGAGGGTCATTATGATTGTGTTCAAATCTTATTGGAAAATAAATCCAATGTTGATCAGAGAGGTTATGATGGAAGAAATGCGCTGCGTGTTGCTGCGTTAGAAGGGCATAGGGACATTGTTGAATTACTTTTTAGCCACGGAGCTGACGTTAACTACAAAGATGCTGATGGTAGGCCTACGCTTTATATTTTGGCCTTAGAAAACCAGCTTACGATGGCTGAGTATTTTTTAGAAAACGGTGCAAATGTAGAAGCAAGCGATGCCGAAGGAAGGACAGCACTTCATGTTTCCTGCTGGCAAGGCCATTTGGAAATGGTGCAGGTTCTGATAACCTACCATGCTGACATCAACGCTGCAGACAATGAAAAGCGGTCTGCCTTGCAGTCTGCAGCTTGGCAGGGCCACGTAAAAGTGGTTCAGCTTCTGATTGAGCATGGCGCCATAGTTGACCATACGTGCAACCAAGGTGCGACTGCCCTCTGTATTGCAGCCCAAGAAGGGCACATTGATGTTGTGCAGGTTTTGTTAGAGCACGGTGCTGATCCAAACCATGCCGATCAATTTGGACGCACTGCTATGCGGGTTGCAGCCAAAAATGGACattctcaaataattaaattattagaaaaatatggtGCATCTACTTTGAATGGCTGTTCCCCGTCTCCTGTTCATACAATGGAGCAAAAACCTCTACAATCGGCGTCTTCAAAAATGCAGTCATTAACAATTAAATCAAATAGTTCTGGCAGTACTGGTGGAGGGGATGTGCAGCCTTCACTGCGTGGTTTACCTAATGGGCCAGCTCATGCATTCAGTTCTCCTTCGGAATCTCCAGATTCTACAGTCGATCGTCAGAAGTCGTCATTGTCAAATAATTCCCTGAAAAGCTCAAAAAACTCATCTTTGAGAACTACTTCATCTACAGCAACAGCCCAAACAGTGCCAATTGATAGCTTTCATAACCTGTCATTTACAGAACAAATTCAGCAGCATTCATTGCCGCGCAGTAGAAGTCGACAGTCCATCGTTTCCCCGTCTTCCACAACACAGTCCCTGGGACAGAGCCATAATTCACCGAGTAGTGAATTTGAGTGGAGTCAAGTAAAACCCAGTTTGAAGTcaactaaaacaaataaagggGGGAAGTCAGAAAATTCCAGCAAATCGGGGGCAGCTGGAAAAAAGGCTAAACAAAATAATTCTTCACAGCCAAAGGTTTTAGAGTATGAAATGACTCAGTTTGATAAAAGAGGACCTACAGCCAAATCTGGTACTAGTGCAGCCCCTAAACAGATGCCAGCAGAATCTCAGTGCAAAATTATGGTACCTTCAACTCAGCAAGAAATTGGTCGATCTCAACAGCAATTTCTTATTCATCAACAAAGTGgggagcagaagaagagaaatggaataatGACAAATCCCAATTATCATCTTCAGAGCAACCAGGTCTTTCTTGGTAGGGTTTCAGTCCCACGGACAATACAAGACAGAGGGCATCAGGAAGTGTTAGAGGGATATCCTTCCTCAGAGACGGAATTAAGCCTTAAACAAGCCCTGAAGCTTCAGATCGAGGGTTCTGACCCTAGCTTCAACTATAAAAAGGAAACACCATTATAA